A section of the Etheostoma cragini isolate CJK2018 chromosome 12, CSU_Ecrag_1.0, whole genome shotgun sequence genome encodes:
- the LOC117954698 gene encoding spindlin-Z-like has translation MSKKRGRKRSSGELSESTASTLSPDPNNLLGRRIQHTWREKGNVTKWKGTVLERLTMNSSLYMVKYDGFDCVYGIELFKDNRVSNLQVLAEKVVNNKIKVPPGAEELVGRAVEHLFEKEDGEKNEWRGMVLSRAPIMTHWYYITYEKDPVLYMYQLWDDYKDGDLRVLPESENKHLLPADRKPGEEPESLVGKQVEYVTDNGLKRTGLVIYQVPAKPTVYYIKYDDDVHIHVYDLVKTT, from the exons ATGTCAAAGAAACGGGGCAG GAAGCGTAGCAGTGGAGAGCTGAGCGAGAGCACGGCGTCGACCCTGAGCCCAGACCCCAACAACCTGCTGGGCCGAAGGATCCAGCACACATGGAGGGAGAAGGGCAACGTGACCAAATGGAAAGGCACCGTTCTGGAGCGCCTCACTATGAACAGCTCCCTCTACATGGTCAAATATGACGGCTTCGACTGCGTTTACGGCATCGAGCTCTTCAAAGACAATCGGGTGTCCAACCTGCAGGTCTTAGCAGAGAAAGTCG TGAACAATAAGATTAAGGTGCCTCCCGGGGCGGAGGAGCTGGTCGGCCGGGCAGTGGAGCATCTGTTTGAGAAGGAGGACGGTGAGAAAAACGAGTGGCGAGGCATGGTGCTGTCCCGAGCCCCCATCATGACCCACTGGTACTACATCACCTACGAGAAGGACCCGGTGCTCTACATGTACCAGCTCTGGGACGACTATAAAGACGGGGATCTACGTGTCCTGCCTGAATCAG AGAACAAACACCTGCTGCCGGCTGACAGGAAGCCAGGTGAGGAGCCAGAGAGCCTCGTGGGTAAACAGGTGGAGTATGTCACAGATAACGGTCTAAAGAGGACGGGCTTGGTCATCTACCAGGTCCCAGCTAAGCCCACGGTATACTACATCAAATATGACGATGACGTCCACATCCACGTCTACGATCTGGTGAAGACCACCTAG